A genomic stretch from Desulfurococcaceae archaeon MEX13E-LK6-19 includes:
- a CDS encoding ABC transporter permease, with protein MTPLLLAALGELFTERAGIVNIGLEGIMLLSALAAVAVAEAFVNPWIGVLAGVGMGVLIGLIHGYISAYFKGDQIISGLGINLFALGFVAFAIEAIWGVRGYHTPPYEAKVPRIPGLEISPIFIASIILVIVTYYILYRTSLGLKIRAVGENPEAADVVGVHVERMQLFATVYGAALTGLAGAFLSIDWLAAITKELPAGRGFIALAIVNFSNWNPLLALGGSVLFGFFWVLGEWLKNIGTVKAVIPITLMNTIPYIATLVVTAGIIGKSRPPRHVGRPYKRE; from the coding sequence ATGACACCACTCCTACTCGCTGCTCTCGGAGAATTGTTTACTGAACGAGCAGGTATTGTAAATATTGGACTGGAAGGAATAATGCTGTTGTCGGCTCTAGCAGCTGTTGCCGTTGCAGAAGCATTCGTGAACCCATGGATAGGAGTACTTGCTGGCGTCGGCATGGGTGTCCTGATAGGTCTTATTCACGGCTATATATCAGCCTACTTCAAAGGAGACCAGATCATTAGTGGTCTCGGTATAAACCTGTTCGCACTAGGCTTCGTGGCTTTCGCTATAGAAGCGATATGGGGAGTTAGAGGCTACCACACACCACCCTATGAAGCCAAGGTACCCAGGATACCTGGGCTAGAGATATCACCGATCTTCATAGCATCGATTATACTAGTTATAGTAACATACTATATACTCTACAGAACAAGCCTTGGCCTCAAAATACGTGCTGTAGGCGAGAACCCCGAGGCAGCTGACGTAGTTGGAGTACACGTGGAGAGAATGCAGTTATTTGCAACAGTCTATGGTGCAGCACTAACTGGACTCGCAGGAGCATTCCTTAGCATAGACTGGCTGGCAGCCATAACCAAGGAGTTGCCGGCAGGCAGAGGATTCATAGCACTGGCCATAGTGAACTTCAGTAACTGGAATCCACTACTAGCTCTTGGAGGTAGTGTACTATTTGGCTTCTTCTGGGTGCTCGGCGAATGGCTTAAGAACATAGGTACAGTGAAAGCAGTAATCCCGATAACACTCATGAACACAATACCCTACATAGCAACATTAGTGGTCACTGCAGGAATAATAGGTAAATCAAGACCACCGAGACACGTTGGAAGACCCTACAAGAGAGAGTAA
- a CDS encoding ABC transporter permease, translating to MFGFGKQKKKPSSQEEISFKELYEKYREQIERLIEIIVAIIVGFVIAGIIMALGGYDPIKAYSAMFETSFSLEDPYYLAMTLSFATPLMLTALTFAVGVRAGLFNIGAEGQVYMGALGAIIVASMTLPGPLYFPLAFLLGMFLGSLWGLIAGVLKSFRKVNEVVTTIMLNWIAYWIVEYARVYVYADPERPEKTISMPEAARLPILVPGSELSLAFIIALGVVILVYYLLWHTVLGYEIRATGMNPNAARYGGIDPRLAMLSAFMIGGVTAGIAGVLEICGRPPTYAITTGLSNLMGLGFDGIAVSLIGANHPLAIIPAAIFIGALTSGSRGMQIVAGVPLEMVKAVQGIIIMALAVPGLVRLLKTKFRRGISVGV from the coding sequence ATGTTTGGTTTCGGGAAACAGAAAAAGAAACCATCTTCTCAAGAAGAGATTTCCTTTAAGGAACTCTACGAGAAGTATCGTGAACAAATAGAGCGTCTCATAGAGATCATCGTAGCGATAATAGTGGGATTCGTGATAGCAGGTATTATAATGGCTCTCGGAGGCTATGACCCCATCAAAGCGTATAGCGCCATGTTTGAGACATCGTTCTCGCTAGAGGACCCATATTATCTCGCGATGACTCTTAGTTTCGCAACACCACTAATGCTTACAGCGCTGACGTTCGCTGTTGGTGTTCGCGCAGGATTATTCAACATAGGTGCTGAAGGACAGGTGTACATGGGCGCACTTGGAGCCATAATTGTTGCATCGATGACTCTTCCCGGACCACTATACTTCCCACTAGCATTCCTGCTTGGCATGTTCCTTGGATCTCTATGGGGTCTTATTGCTGGTGTGCTGAAGTCTTTCCGTAAAGTAAACGAGGTTGTGACGACAATAATGTTGAACTGGATAGCGTACTGGATTGTAGAGTATGCTAGAGTATATGTCTATGCCGACCCAGAGAGACCAGAGAAAACAATTAGTATGCCGGAAGCAGCAAGACTACCAATACTAGTCCCTGGATCAGAGCTCTCGCTAGCATTCATTATAGCTTTGGGTGTCGTTATACTAGTCTACTATCTACTATGGCATACTGTCCTAGGCTATGAGATAAGAGCAACAGGTATGAACCCTAATGCCGCGAGATACGGTGGTATAGACCCTAGGCTTGCAATGCTATCAGCATTCATGATCGGTGGTGTCACAGCAGGTATTGCTGGTGTGCTAGAGATTTGTGGTAGACCACCAACATACGCTATAACAACAGGATTGTCGAACCTAATGGGCTTAGGTTTCGACGGCATAGCCGTATCGCTTATAGGGGCAAACCACCCGCTAGCAATAATCCCTGCAGCAATATTCATTGGCGCATTGACATCGGGTTCACGTGGTATGCAAATTGTTGCCGGTGTACCCCTAGAGATGGTCAAGGCTGTACAAGGTATAATCATTATGGCCTTGGCTGTACCGGGTCTCGTACGTTTACTCAAAACAAAATTCAGGAGGGGGATAAGTGTTGGAGTCTAG
- a CDS encoding ABC transporter ATP-binding protein — protein sequence MLVVESVSKYFGRRKILDNISLHVRRGELAVLLGPNGAGKTTLLNIVAGIINPDSGRIIIGSKLVFQKLNGSPIEVNVPPEHRNVGYVPQDYALFPHLNVYENIAFGLKRMKLGENEIKRRVKELMDIMEISGIEKEYPHQLSGGERQRVAIARALAPDPEVLLLDEPFSSIDPMFRERARVKLRSILRRIGVTTLMVTHDLNDAWILSDKIFVLINGRIAGKGTSDNMLSEIESEEAARFLGFNMLKGTVNTIGNGFMKILLSESTKAIVYVSNTNNRLRAGDKVFLLFRPDDVVIVSSKYSGIKINVFEAIVSSIQVTKCNIKLELRLRDINTVVKAEVGRGYLLEILDKIKPGNKVYIHIPPKALALSRIK from the coding sequence ATGCTCGTTGTAGAGTCTGTAAGCAAGTATTTTGGTAGGAGGAAAATACTAGACAATATATCATTACATGTAAGACGCGGGGAACTAGCCGTACTACTCGGCCCCAATGGTGCTGGAAAAACAACATTACTAAACATAGTAGCTGGTATAATCAATCCTGATTCTGGAAGAATAATTATAGGCAGTAAGCTTGTTTTCCAGAAACTCAACGGATCACCAATTGAGGTTAATGTACCTCCAGAGCATAGGAATGTAGGCTATGTACCACAAGATTACGCGTTATTCCCGCATCTCAATGTGTACGAGAACATAGCATTTGGGCTTAAGCGTATGAAGCTCGGTGAAAACGAGATTAAACGTAGAGTAAAAGAGCTAATGGATATCATGGAGATTAGCGGTATAGAGAAAGAGTATCCCCACCAGCTAAGTGGTGGTGAGAGACAAAGAGTAGCGATAGCAAGAGCCCTAGCACCTGACCCGGAAGTCCTCCTTCTAGACGAGCCCTTTAGCTCAATAGACCCAATGTTTAGAGAGCGTGCCCGAGTAAAGCTCAGAAGCATACTCAGAAGAATAGGAGTTACCACATTGATGGTGACACATGATCTGAATGATGCCTGGATCTTATCTGATAAAATATTTGTTCTAATTAACGGGCGCATAGCTGGAAAAGGAACTTCCGATAACATGCTCTCGGAGATAGAATCGGAGGAAGCAGCTAGATTCCTTGGATTCAATATGCTGAAGGGTACCGTGAACACCATTGGTAATGGTTTCATGAAGATATTGCTTAGTGAGAGCACGAAAGCCATAGTATATGTCTCGAATACCAATAATAGGCTGAGAGCAGGCGACAAAGTATTCCTGCTTTTTAGACCTGATGACGTGGTTATAGTCTCTAGTAAATATAGTGGGATAAAAATAAACGTGTTCGAAGCAATTGTATCTAGTATACAGGTCACCAAATGCAATATTAAGCTAGAGCTAAGACTACGAGACATCAATACTGTTGTTAAAGCAGAGGTGGGGAGAGGTTATCTTCTAGAGATACTAGACAAGATAAAGCCTGGGAACAAAGTATACATACATATCCCACCAAAAGCATTGGCATTAAGTAGAATCAAGTAA